AAAAACCTGCGCTGGCTGCGTTTTACCACTCTTTATCCTCACTCCCTTGCGCAATTGCTCTACCTGCTCCTGCAGTAATTGTCCCTTCACAGCTACTTTGTAAACCTTTGCCAGTTTATAGCGAGGATGCATTATTTTATTAGCAAAATCTCCGTCACTGGTGAATAATAGCAGTCCTTCACTATTATAATCCAGTCTCCCTATCGCAAATAAATGTACTCCAAAATCCGGCAGTAATTCATAAACCATTTTCCTGCCAAAATCATCTC
The genomic region above belongs to Candidatus Stygibacter australis and contains:
- a CDS encoding pseudouridine synthase; the protein is MIRINKYLARCNLGSRRQVEDLVREGRIAVNGEVTTDLATMIDSENDKVSNNGKLIEVIADKIYLMLNKPKNYLVSTRDDFGRKMVYELLPDFGVHLFAIGRLDYNSEGLLLFTSDGDFANKIMHPRYKLAKVYKVAVKGQLLQEQVEQLRKGVRIKSGKTQPAQVF